The following coding sequences are from one Bacteroidales bacterium window:
- a CDS encoding lipopolysaccharide biosynthesis protein: MSFRKSLFKNIIVLGGFSYTTQILSFLSSIVLSRLLLPKEYGFVALITVFTGFINQFSDAGLSYLIIRSDYNRLFHSAIHFLSVMIGVILAVIVVLLAYPIALFYNNPALVLPTIIMSSSFILRSFTMVPFGILSKDLKFQKLGIIELVCTGTEILIMMVFAYLGFSYWSLILPSIAGNILRIIMYHRAANIRFRWLKRKFIVVGFRKAKGIIGNLTGFNLLNYWARNSDNLIIGKVFGTASLGIYDRAYKLLNLALNVMSSLFGKVLYPSLKDLQSQGGDVNKEYLNTLGIVSLLNFPVSILLIFFAKPLVLILWSENWIQVADLLPYIGILILSQTLNSTTGNIFILKGRERILMLLGIPTNIIIILSIGAGAFISMIHVLRFYSLAFILFDIPLVMYYGFKKSFGYTMPVILRFWVPKVILSGLMVVSVWINLKELTVILAVLYFLHLVFDQREDILNVFKFLRKRMASHE, encoded by the coding sequence ATGAGTTTTCGTAAAAGCCTGTTTAAAAATATAATCGTACTGGGAGGATTCAGTTATACGACACAAATTCTGAGTTTTCTTTCCAGTATTGTACTGTCAAGGCTTTTACTACCCAAAGAATATGGATTTGTAGCACTGATCACAGTGTTCACCGGTTTTATCAATCAATTTTCCGACGCCGGGTTGTCCTACCTGATTATCCGCAGTGATTATAACAGACTTTTTCATTCAGCCATTCATTTCCTTTCGGTTATGATAGGTGTAATACTGGCTGTAATTGTCGTTTTGCTGGCCTACCCCATTGCTCTGTTTTACAATAACCCCGCACTTGTTCTGCCAACAATCATCATGTCATCGAGCTTCATTCTGCGCTCCTTTACCATGGTGCCATTCGGAATTTTGTCGAAAGATCTTAAATTTCAGAAGCTTGGTATCATTGAACTGGTATGCACCGGAACTGAAATTTTAATAATGATGGTTTTTGCTTACCTGGGATTCTCTTACTGGTCACTGATTCTACCCAGTATTGCAGGCAATATTCTCAGGATTATCATGTATCACAGGGCTGCCAATATCCGTTTCAGATGGTTAAAACGGAAGTTCATTGTTGTTGGTTTCAGAAAGGCAAAAGGGATCATAGGAAATCTTACCGGTTTTAACCTGTTGAATTACTGGGCACGAAATTCGGATAACCTTATAATCGGTAAGGTCTTCGGTACTGCAAGTCTTGGAATATACGACAGGGCATATAAATTATTAAACCTTGCATTGAATGTTATGAGCAGCCTTTTCGGAAAAGTACTTTATCCGAGCCTGAAAGACCTCCAGTCGCAGGGTGGCGATGTGAATAAAGAATATTTGAACACGTTGGGAATTGTAAGTTTACTTAATTTTCCGGTGAGCATTCTTCTCATCTTTTTTGCCAAACCGCTTGTTCTGATCCTGTGGTCTGAAAATTGGATCCAGGTGGCCGATCTTCTCCCCTACATAGGAATACTCATACTTTCACAAACCCTCAATTCCACCACCGGAAATATATTTATCCTGAAAGGTCGGGAAAGAATACTGATGCTCCTGGGTATTCCCACCAATATTATAATTATTCTTTCAATTGGGGCCGGGGCCTTTATATCAATGATTCATGTACTGAGATTTTATTCGCTCGCCTTCATTCTTTTTGATATACCGCTGGTGATGTATTACGGTTTCAAAAAATCATTCGGATATACAATGCCAGTAATACTGCGGTTCTGGGTCCCTAAAGTCATTCTTTCCGGTCTTATGGTGGTATCTGTCTGGATTAATCTTAAAGAATTAACTGTAATTCTGGCTGTTCTGTATTTTCTCCATTTAGTTTTCGATCAGAGAGAAGATATTCTAAACGTTTTTAAATTTTTACGTAAAAGAATGGCATCACATGAATAA